The DNA segment GATTTCGGACCAGTCGCTTTCCAACCTTCTGAACTCGCCAAAGCCATCATCATTATGGTTGTTGCCCTCTATTTAGGGCAGCTCACCCCCATGTCGAAAATTGGTGACACGCTACGTCCGATTGGGCTCTTCATCCCCGTCATTGTGCTGGTCATTCTACAAAAAGACTTGGGTATGGCCGTCACCTTTGGCGTGGTGCTGTTGGCCTTTCTCTTCTTCGGTCGTCTCCCCGGTTCAATTATCTGGATCACGGCAGGCGGTGCCGCCGTCCTCTTCCTCATTCTGACGCTCACCACCGGTTTCCGAACCGACCGTCTGATTACCTACTGGCACCAACTCATCGGCGGGAGCTACGACGCCCAAGGCGTGGGCTACCAGGCGCGTCAAGCACAGCTGGCGCTCGCCGACGGTGGCTTCACCGGCGTGGGGCTAGGACAATCGCGAGCCAAATACTTCTATCTCCCCGAGGCTCCGAATGACTTTATCTTCGCCATTATTGGTGAGGAACTTGGGCTCATTGGCGCCTTTGTGGTGGCTGTTCTCTACAGCGCTCTCGGTTTTGTCGGTCTACGCATTGCTCGGCGGGTGTTGGACCCATCGTTGCGACTTATTGCCTGTGTGGGCACCACCTCGGTGGTTGTGCAGGCCTTTATCAACATGGGATATGTGGTCGGGCTTTTCCCTGTGACGGGTCTCCAGCTTCCGCTCATCTCGGCTGGTGGTTCCGCCACAGTAACAACTCTCTTCTTACTAGGTCTCATCACCAGCACCGCCCGGCATGAACGCGCTGCCATAGCCGCGATTAGTACGGGTAGTGGCAAGTTTGGGCGGGCATTGCGGCTGCCGGTACCCCCCGTTCACTCTGTGGATGACACGCCCGACTTCGGCCGCTTTAGCAACCTCGCCGCCTGGATGGTGGGAAAACGCTCTACTGTTGACACAGCGTCACGAAGTACTGACCCTCGGCGGTCGCGCCCACGCCCCGGCCCTCCCCGCGCGCCAACCCCGTCTGCGACTCCGGATTCTCCCCGTGGTTCTTCGGCCAGCCGGCAACCATCCCGTAACCAAGTAGCGCCGCATGGCAGTCCGCGGCCACGGGGAAATGAGAGCCCATCCGCTGATCCACGCTCGGGAGCAGCCCGTCCTCGCATGAGCGGGGGAGACCCAGCGCGCTCCTCCCGCCGCTGCACTTCTGACGCCCCCCTGCCCCCGTGGGAAAGCCGGCCAGATGGGCCACGTACGCTACCGCCGCTGGAGCGTCCGCACGGTAGGCGCTGGAATCCGCCCTCGCGAGGAAGTGACGGTGGCTCCCGATACGGTGGGCCACCCCCGGCTCAGCGCTAAGCTCACCGCACTGGACAACATGAGACGATAGGACACAGGATGACGACGAAGCCCCTCTCCGTAGTAGTAGCTGGCGGTGGAACTGCCGGCCACATCGAACCTGCTATGGCGGTCGCTGACGCCCTCACTGCACTCGACCCCAGCATTCGCATTACCGCTCTGGGAACAGAACGCGGTTTGGAAAAGGACCTCGTCCCCGCACGCGGCTACGATCTGCGGATGATTGAGGCAGTTCCTCTGCCACGTCGTGTCACAGCAGAACTCTTCCGCGTGCCGGGTCGGCTTACCCGGTCTGTGAAGCAGGCCCGCGCCATCATGGATGAGGTGGAAGCGGATGTGCTCATCGGCTTTGGCGGCTACGTCTCGATGTCCGCTTACCTGGCCGCCCGCAAGGGACGTCGCCACATCCCTTACGTGGTTCATGAGGCGAATGCACGAGCGGGTATCGCCAATAAAATTGGGGCCCGCCACGCAAATCGGATACTAGGGGCAGTTTCGGGCTGTGGATTCCCTATTGAGGTAGTGGGAATTCCTGTTCGCCCCGCCATTACTCAGCTTGATCGGGTGGCACTCCGCCAGGAAGCCCGCGAGTTTTTCGGACTTGACCAGGATGCCCCCGTCCTCCTCGAATTTGGTGGTTCACAGGGGGCCCAGTCACTCAACCGTGTCATGCACGAGGCCCTGCCGGGCCTTGCCGAGAAGAATATTGGCGTTCTCCAAGCCGTGGGGCCGAAAAACTACAGTTGCGCTGATCCGGCGCTGGGAGGTGCCCCGGATGGCGCAGAGGATCTTTTGCTTCCAGCTGGCATTATCGCCCGTAACGTTGCTCCAACTGGAGCCCCCGCACAAGTGCAAGTACCCTACATCTCTGCCATGAACCTTGCTTATGCGGCTGCCAATCTCGTCATCTGTCGTTCTGGGGCGATGACCGTTGCGGAAATCTCGGCGGTGGGACTTCCCGCTCTCTATGTGCCGTTGCCTATTGGTAACGGTGAGCAAGCCCTCAACGCGCAACCGGTCGTGGAAGCCGGTGGCGGCATCCTCATTGGAGACCACGATCTAACACCCCAACAGGTTATTGAATGGGCGGACGAACTCCTCACCACCCCCGACAAGTATCAGGCGGCGGTAGCGGGTGCTTTTAGTGCCGGTTCCCGCAATGCGGCTGATGCGGTTGCGCGGGCAGCCTGCGAGCTCGTCGACTACCCCCTTCCTACCGGACACTAGCAGGAGAGACCATAATGTTGACGGCTACCCTTCCTCCGGAACTTCAACACGTCCACATGATCGGCATTGGTGGCGCAGGCATGTCGGGCGTGGCCCGTATCCTGCTGGCCCGTGGCGGAGAAGTCAGCGGATCCGATGTACGCGACTCACGTGCATTGGTCTCGTTGAGTGCGCGGGGCGCTAAAGTCGCCGTTGGGCATGACGTCGTCAACCTCAACCTTCTTTCGGAACGTCCCTCGTGTGTCATTGTTTCCTATGCAGCGATTCCCGACACCAATCCGGAGCTGCGGGAAGCACGACGTCTGGGAATCCCCATTCGCACCCGCTCGCAGGTGCTTGCCCAACTCATGAAGGGCTATCGCACCCTGTTGGTGGCAGGAACCCACGGGAAGACTTCCACCACCTCCATGGCCATCGTTTCCTTCCAAGGATTCGGATGCGATCCATCCTTCGCGGTGGGCGGCGCCTTACACGAAACCGGTACTAACGCGCACCATGGCTCCGGTGACCTTTTCATTGCAGAAGCCGATGAATCGGATGCCTCCCTACTGCAGTACCGGGCGAGTATCGCCATTGTCACCAATGTTGAACCTGATCATCTGAACTTTTTTGGCACAGCTGAGGCATACTGCCAGGTTTTCGCCGATTTCCTTGACTGCATTGAGCCCGGAGGGGCACTAATTGTCTGCGTGGATGATCCGGGGTCTCGTACTCTGGCACTGTACGCAGCCCAGCGCGGCATTCGGGTGTTGGGCTATGGGACTGCGACGGAAGCAGCTCAAGCGCAACGCGACGGCATCCCCATGTGTGGTGTGCTAGAAGCCTGGGAGCCCACTCTCGATGGCTTGGCTGCCCGGATTCATCTGGCCGGGGATGACAGCTCACGTGAGCTGGTGTTACCCGTTCCTGGTGAACACATGGCTCTCAACGCACTGTCCACGCTCGTTGCTGTCCGCGAGTATGGGGGAGACGTGCGGGCTGCACTCGAAGCACTGACGCACTTCGGTGGAGTGAACCGTCGCTTCCAGTACCACGGACAAGTTGGCGGTATCCGCGTGTATGACGATTACGCCCACCATCCGACTGAGGCACGTGCAGTACTTACTGCCGCCCGCGAAGTTGCCGATGCGGACGCACAGGGTCTGGGGCATCCTGGGCGTGTCATTGTCTGCTTCCAGCCGCATCTGTATTCACGTACTGAGCAGTTCGCCACCGAATTTGCGCAGGCCCTCAATCTGGCCGACTACGCGATTGTGCTTGATATTTACGGTGCCCGAGAAAACCCAATGCCGGGCGTCACCAGTGAGTTGATTACTCGCCAGCTCACTATCCCGCACAAGTATCAGCCGGACTTCTCCAAGGTTCCCTACGACGTCGCCGCGATCGCAGAACCTGGAGACATCGTCCTCACTATGGGAGCGGGCAACGTTACCATGGAAGCTGACGCTATTATCGCTCTCCTGAAAGGCTAACTGTGTCCGAGGAACGTCGTGCAGCTCTCTCGCACGCACTCCGCACAGTCCTCCAGACTGTATTGGGGCTCGTCCTCGCTGTCACTATGGCCGTCGCAATTGTGCTCTTTACAACGCCTCTTTTCCTGGTGACGGAAACGTCGGTGACAGGCTTACGCGTGTTGTCTCAGCAACAGGTTCTCCGGCAGGCACAGGTACCCATGGAAACACGCATGGCAGAGCTGAGCACCCATGACGTAGCGCTACGTGTGGCAGCGTTGCCGCGGGTAAAACGCGTACGGGTGGAAAAAAGCTACCCCCACCTGGTGACAATTGCGATTACGGAACGCGTGCCGGTGGCGTGCTTTGCAGCAGGAGGCAAACTCTACGAGATGGACGCGGCGGGTGTCGCCATGGCGGTAAGACGCCCTACCCTCCGTATCCCGGAAATCGTGGTGCCCGATCCACTGCACAATACCCTGCAGCGGGAAGCTGCTCTGAAAACCGCACAAGAATTACCGCAGGACATTGTGCGTCGCGTCCGTACGATTGATGTCACCTCTGCGGCCATGGTGGTGTTACGGCTGCGTGATGGGCGGACAGTTGAGCTGGGTTCACCCACTCGTCTAGAGGAGAAAGTGCAGTCCATGCGGATTGTTCTGACCCAGTCGGGGACCACCTGGAATGTCTCCAACCCAGAGCTTCCCACTCGCCGTTAAGCGGGAAGATTGTTGGCAGCTAATTAATTACGTTTCTCCCGGTGTGTCTTCTTTGGACCACTTCCGAGGATCCTTATCCTTTACCCGCACTGGAGGACTCCTCTAACCTTCAACCTCAGCTTTAGACGGGAGAAGCTATTCCAATGACTACGCCACAACACAATCTGGCCGTCATCAAAGTGGTCGGCATCGGTGGCGGCGGAACCAACGCCATCAAGCGCATGATCGGCGAAGGCATGACCGGCGTCGATTTCATCGCTCTGAACACCGATGAGCAAGACCTCCTTGATTGCGATGCCCCCACCAAACTCGACATTGGGCAATCCACCACACGTGGCCTCGGTGCTGGCGCCGACCCCGCGGTGGGAGAGCGCGCTGCCCGCGATAATTCGCAGGATATTGAAGATGTCCTGACGGGTGCCGACATGGTCTTCGTGACCGCTGGCGAAGGCGGAGGCACCGGTACCGGCGGTGCCCCCATCGTCGCTAGCATTGCCCGCGACCTCGGCGCGCTGACCGTTGCTGTGGTGACTAAACCCTTCTCGTTCGAAGGGAAGCGGCGTGCGGAAAATGCCGCTAATGGTATCGAGAAGCTGCGGGATGCCTGCGACACTCTCATCACCATCCCTAATGATCGACTGCTTCAGCAAGAAGACAAGACCATCTCTATCAATGACGCCTTCTCCAAGGCGGATGAGGTGCTCTTTAATGGTGTGCAGGGCATTACCGACCTGATTTCCACGCCGGGTCTCATCAATGTCGACTTTGCTGACGTGAAATCGGTTCTGGCAGACTCCGGGGCAGCACTCATGGGCATCGGCCGCGCATCCGGCAATGATCGCGCCAGTAAGGCCACTGATGCCGCTATCAACTCGCCGCTGTTGGAATACAGCATGGAAGGCGCCAAAGGTGTCCTGCTCTCCATTGCCGGCGGTTCTGACCTGGGTCTCTTCGAAGCAAATGAAGCTGCCAGCATTGTCCGCGAAAAAGCTCACCCGGATGCCAACATCATCTTCGGTACTGTCATCGACGACTCACTGGGGGACGAAGTACGCGTCACCGTTGTTGCAGCTGGATTCGAAGGTGGGGAACCTCCTGCCCGTGTCTTCGATAATGAAGCCGCAAAGGACGAGGAAAACTTTGAGGAGGTTGCTGACAAGAGCTCCGGAATGAGCATCCGCCAGCGCGCCACCCGTGTCTCTGACGAAGACGACATCGATATCCCGCCCTTCATGCGGTAACGGACAGCTCTGCTGTTGAGGTGAACACGTCATGACTACGCCCCCCACTCTCACACAGACTGCCAACGGGCTACCACAGCCAGGCCGTCTGCGGGTGAGGCGTGTCATCACCACCCGGGCTGGCGGATATTCCACCGGCCGCTACCACGGATTGAACCTTTCCCTGGATGTGGGAGATAACCCCGTCACCGTCACCCGCAACAGGGAAAGGCTCGCTGAAAAACTTCAGCTTCCACCAGACCGTTTCGTCTACATGGAACAACTCCAAAGCCCCCATGTCAGCGTTGTCGAAGCAACCGCGGACAGTCGTTATCCCGATCCGATCCCGGCCACCGACGCGCTCGTCACTACCGCAGCTGACCTTGCTCTCGTCGTACTTACTTCAGATGCCGTCCCCGTGCTGTTAGGAGACGATGAAGCGGGCGTTATCGCTGCCCTCAATGGTTCGGCATTAGGAGTTCGAGCCGGGCTTGTTTCCGCCACCCTGGACGTCATGCGTGAGTTGGGGGCGGACCCACACCGAATGCATGCACTACTTGGCCCCTCCGCCACCGGTCGCAAGATGGTGGTCTCAGAGGCAATGGCGGCAGATGTGGAAGCTCACGTTCCACATACTCGCGCCCGGACAGCTACCGGGCAGCCATCTCTCGACTTGCGTCGCGGCGTAGCCTACCAGCTCGTTTCAGCGGGGCTCGCAGGTGTCACTGTGGATCCCCGCTGCACTATTGAAGACCTCGCCTTCTTCAGTACCTACCGGGAAAAGAAGACGGGGTGCCAGGCCGGCGTCATTTGGAGGAGCAGTACCAATGACTGACAACACCATTGCATCCCGCTATCAGGCGACGCTCGACCGCATCGCACAGGCCTGCCAGCGTGTGGGACGATCCCGTGAGGATATCACCCTCATGGTCGTCACCAAGTTCCATCCGCTCGACGAGGTCCTCGAACTGGTTCGTCTGGGCGTGCGAACCTTTGGCGAAAATCGCGAACAAGAGGCTCGGCAAAAAGCATACGACTTGCTTGAGCGTGATGCAGCTGAGCATGTGCTCGCTGGAATCCCCGCTGAATGGTCCATGATTGGGCAACTGCAACGCAATAAGTGCAATGCAGTGGCCCGGTGGGCGCATAGTGTCCATTCTGTCGATTCCGTGTCCCTGGTCAACGGTCTTGAGAGGGGGATGCAGCGGGCTCTCGACGATGGCTCCCGGGAGAACCCGCAACTGGGCGTGTATCTCCAAGTCAGTCTGGACGGGGATACTGCGCGCGGTGGAGCACTGGAGAGTGACATCGCAGAACTTGCCGATCTCGTCGACGACTCTGACCATCTTGTTCTGCGCGGACTGATGTCCGTACCGCCGTTGGATGCAGACCCCAGTGTTGCCTTTGCACACCTCTACGATCTCAGCCAGCAGCTACGCACCAACCATCCGTATGCCACCGAGATTTCTGCTGGTATGACGGGGGATATGGAGGAGGCTATCGCCCACGGTTCTACCTGCATTCGAGTCGGAACCGCCATCCTCGGACCGCGCCCCACCCACTAATCCTGCTTGCCTTATTGGCAAGCGTACAGAGACCCATCATCCATAACCCAAGATACGGAGGCACCCATGGGCTTTATTCAAAACGCGAAGGAATTCTTCGGCATGGCATCGCCCGCCGAACAACCCGACTATGTCGAAGACTATGTTGAGTCTGATGACTACGGCGACAAGTACGGTGACGGCTTCGGTTACGGCGACTCCTACCAGGACGACTACGCGGCCCCGACGCGTGCAGGCAGCACCCCGCTTCCTCCACTGGACCGCAGTCGCTATGGTGGACCGCGGCAGGCTGACGCCCGCCCCTACCCACCTGCCCGCCACTCCGCACAGATCACCACAGTAAGCCCTAAGAGTTACGCAGAAGCCGAGCTTATTGGCCAGCGCTTCCGAGACGGTAACCCAGTGGTGATGGACCTGTCGAAGCTGGATAGTGACCTTGGTCAGCGGCTCGTTGATTTCGCCTCGGGCCTAGTGTTTGCACTTAATGGTTCGGTAGAACGCATTGCTAAGAAGGTTTTCCTGCTGTCCCCGGCAGAAACTGTCGTCAATGACGGAGAACGGCTCCGTCTAGAACGGGATTACGAAGCATAACGCACCTCGGATTCCGACAGTCCAGCGGTTTGATGCGGCTTATAGCATGCTCCTATCCAGCGCTGACGTCGGCGAAAGAGGAAGTATCTCGGTAAGGTGAATCTGTGACTGTCTTTGCAACTGTGGTGTACTACCTGCTGCGTATTCTGTGGCTATTGCTCATTGTGCGCATCACGGTCGAGATGATCCACTCCTTCGGGCGATCGTGGTCGCCTGGGCCGAAACTGGCAGCCGTCTTGGAGGTTGTTTTTCGTGCCACCGATTGGTGCCTCGTCCCCATCCGGAAGGTGTTACGTCCGGTGGGAATTGGGGGAGTAGGGCTGGATCTCTCTCCTCTTATCGTGTTCCTCGTTGTCAGTGTTTTGGTGCCTCTCACTGTCAACTTGGGTGCAACAC comes from the Lawsonella clevelandensis genome and includes:
- a CDS encoding FtsW/RodA/SpoVE family cell cycle protein, translating into MATESTQRSGTAVSARSTDSEGTSPRAADGSIKTSLQRLAAGFRNYYTGPLADAHLMVTLCIILSILGVVMVLDASGPASLRDYGNYYSVFIRQCIFMVIGWVGFYVALRVSFSLLRKIAFPLYLLSIVLLILVAIPGIGQERNGARSWFDFGPVAFQPSELAKAIIIMVVALYLGQLTPMSKIGDTLRPIGLFIPVIVLVILQKDLGMAVTFGVVLLAFLFFGRLPGSIIWITAGGAAVLFLILTLTTGFRTDRLITYWHQLIGGSYDAQGVGYQARQAQLALADGGFTGVGLGQSRAKYFYLPEAPNDFIFAIIGEELGLIGAFVVAVLYSALGFVGLRIARRVLDPSLRLIACVGTTSVVVQAFINMGYVVGLFPVTGLQLPLISAGGSATVTTLFLLGLITSTARHERAAIAAISTGSGKFGRALRLPVPPVHSVDDTPDFGRFSNLAAWMVGKRSTVDTASRSTDPRRSRPRPGPPRAPTPSATPDSPRGSSASRQPSRNQVAPHGSPRPRGNESPSADPRSGAARPRMSGGDPARSSRRCTSDAPLPPWESRPDGPRTLPPLERPHGRRWNPPSRGSDGGSRYGGPPPAQR
- a CDS encoding UDP-N-acetylglucosamine--N-acetylmuramyl-(pentapeptide) pyrophosphoryl-undecaprenol N-acetylglucosamine transferase, with the translated sequence MTTKPLSVVVAGGGTAGHIEPAMAVADALTALDPSIRITALGTERGLEKDLVPARGYDLRMIEAVPLPRRVTAELFRVPGRLTRSVKQARAIMDEVEADVLIGFGGYVSMSAYLAARKGRRHIPYVVHEANARAGIANKIGARHANRILGAVSGCGFPIEVVGIPVRPAITQLDRVALRQEAREFFGLDQDAPVLLEFGGSQGAQSLNRVMHEALPGLAEKNIGVLQAVGPKNYSCADPALGGAPDGAEDLLLPAGIIARNVAPTGAPAQVQVPYISAMNLAYAAANLVICRSGAMTVAEISAVGLPALYVPLPIGNGEQALNAQPVVEAGGGILIGDHDLTPQQVIEWADELLTTPDKYQAAVAGAFSAGSRNAADAVARAACELVDYPLPTGH
- the murC gene encoding UDP-N-acetylmuramate--L-alanine ligase, whose protein sequence is MLTATLPPELQHVHMIGIGGAGMSGVARILLARGGEVSGSDVRDSRALVSLSARGAKVAVGHDVVNLNLLSERPSCVIVSYAAIPDTNPELREARRLGIPIRTRSQVLAQLMKGYRTLLVAGTHGKTSTTSMAIVSFQGFGCDPSFAVGGALHETGTNAHHGSGDLFIAEADESDASLLQYRASIAIVTNVEPDHLNFFGTAEAYCQVFADFLDCIEPGGALIVCVDDPGSRTLALYAAQRGIRVLGYGTATEAAQAQRDGIPMCGVLEAWEPTLDGLAARIHLAGDDSSRELVLPVPGEHMALNALSTLVAVREYGGDVRAALEALTHFGGVNRRFQYHGQVGGIRVYDDYAHHPTEARAVLTAAREVADADAQGLGHPGRVIVCFQPHLYSRTEQFATEFAQALNLADYAIVLDIYGARENPMPGVTSELITRQLTIPHKYQPDFSKVPYDVAAIAEPGDIVLTMGAGNVTMEADAIIALLKG
- a CDS encoding cell division protein FtsQ/DivIB; the protein is MSEERRAALSHALRTVLQTVLGLVLAVTMAVAIVLFTTPLFLVTETSVTGLRVLSQQQVLRQAQVPMETRMAELSTHDVALRVAALPRVKRVRVEKSYPHLVTIAITERVPVACFAAGGKLYEMDAAGVAMAVRRPTLRIPEIVVPDPLHNTLQREAALKTAQELPQDIVRRVRTIDVTSAAMVVLRLRDGRTVELGSPTRLEEKVQSMRIVLTQSGTTWNVSNPELPTRR
- the ftsZ gene encoding cell division protein FtsZ codes for the protein MTTPQHNLAVIKVVGIGGGGTNAIKRMIGEGMTGVDFIALNTDEQDLLDCDAPTKLDIGQSTTRGLGAGADPAVGERAARDNSQDIEDVLTGADMVFVTAGEGGGTGTGGAPIVASIARDLGALTVAVVTKPFSFEGKRRAENAANGIEKLRDACDTLITIPNDRLLQQEDKTISINDAFSKADEVLFNGVQGITDLISTPGLINVDFADVKSVLADSGAALMGIGRASGNDRASKATDAAINSPLLEYSMEGAKGVLLSIAGGSDLGLFEANEAASIVREKAHPDANIIFGTVIDDSLGDEVRVTVVAAGFEGGEPPARVFDNEAAKDEENFEEVADKSSGMSIRQRATRVSDEDDIDIPPFMR
- a CDS encoding polyphenol oxidase family protein, encoding MTTPPTLTQTANGLPQPGRLRVRRVITTRAGGYSTGRYHGLNLSLDVGDNPVTVTRNRERLAEKLQLPPDRFVYMEQLQSPHVSVVEATADSRYPDPIPATDALVTTAADLALVVLTSDAVPVLLGDDEAGVIAALNGSALGVRAGLVSATLDVMRELGADPHRMHALLGPSATGRKMVVSEAMAADVEAHVPHTRARTATGQPSLDLRRGVAYQLVSAGLAGVTVDPRCTIEDLAFFSTYREKKTGCQAGVIWRSSTND
- a CDS encoding YggS family pyridoxal phosphate-dependent enzyme, giving the protein MTDNTIASRYQATLDRIAQACQRVGRSREDITLMVVTKFHPLDEVLELVRLGVRTFGENREQEARQKAYDLLERDAAEHVLAGIPAEWSMIGQLQRNKCNAVARWAHSVHSVDSVSLVNGLERGMQRALDDGSRENPQLGVYLQVSLDGDTARGGALESDIAELADLVDDSDHLVLRGLMSVPPLDADPSVAFAHLYDLSQQLRTNHPYATEISAGMTGDMEEAIAHGSTCIRVGTAILGPRPTH
- a CDS encoding cell division protein SepF, which translates into the protein MASPAEQPDYVEDYVESDDYGDKYGDGFGYGDSYQDDYAAPTRAGSTPLPPLDRSRYGGPRQADARPYPPARHSAQITTVSPKSYAEAELIGQRFRDGNPVVMDLSKLDSDLGQRLVDFASGLVFALNGSVERIAKKVFLLSPAETVVNDGERLRLERDYEA
- a CDS encoding YggT family protein, whose protein sequence is MTVFATVVYYLLRILWLLLIVRITVEMIHSFGRSWSPGPKLAAVLEVVFRATDWCLVPIRKVLRPVGIGGVGLDLSPLIVFLVVSVLVPLTVNLGATPVTLGSLFS